A section of the Corynebacterium tuberculostearicum genome encodes:
- the fdhD gene encoding formate dehydrogenase accessory sulfurtransferase FdhD gives MAGRKNSTFAVTKVRLGDGLQVDTRADTVAGEEPLEIRAGGQTITTTMRTPGHDIELAHGFLHSEGHIASLSDVTEARYCAGATVNGMNTYNLLDIDLAKKNVLDLSDLRLTTTNSACGVCGTSSIEALTKQTRYPIPHIPVDPHVVAKLPDKLRAEQKQFKKTGGIHAAGAFTLDGEPVVIREDIGRHNAADKVIGHLLLEDKLPADDLILVMSSRASFELVQKAAMAGFGMLVAVSAASSLAVETARETGMALVGFARGDRFNLYSGELA, from the coding sequence ATGGCCGGCCGCAAAAATTCCACCTTTGCCGTCACCAAGGTCCGCCTGGGAGATGGCCTGCAGGTCGATACCCGCGCCGATACCGTCGCCGGCGAGGAGCCCCTAGAGATCCGCGCGGGTGGCCAGACCATCACCACCACCATGCGCACCCCCGGCCATGACATTGAGCTGGCGCATGGATTCTTGCATTCAGAGGGCCATATTGCTTCGCTTAGCGACGTCACCGAGGCCCGCTACTGCGCCGGCGCCACCGTCAACGGCATGAATACCTACAACCTGCTCGACATCGATCTGGCGAAGAAGAACGTACTGGACCTGAGCGATCTTCGGTTGACCACCACCAATTCTGCCTGCGGCGTATGCGGCACCTCTTCTATCGAGGCTTTGACTAAGCAGACCCGCTACCCGATTCCGCATATACCAGTGGACCCCCATGTCGTCGCCAAGCTGCCAGATAAGCTCCGAGCCGAGCAGAAGCAATTTAAAAAGACCGGCGGCATCCACGCCGCCGGTGCCTTCACCTTGGACGGTGAACCGGTAGTCATTCGCGAGGATATCGGCCGCCACAATGCTGCGGATAAGGTCATCGGCCACCTCCTATTAGAGGACAAACTCCCCGCCGATGACCTTATTTTGGTAATGAGCTCGCGCGCCAGCTTCGAGCTCGTCCAAAAAGCCGCGATGGCCGGATTCGGCATGCTCGTTGCCGTCAGCGCCGCCTCCTCCCTGGCCGTAGAAACGGCCCGCGAAACCGGCATGGCGCTCGTCGGCTTCGCCCGCGGCGACCGCTTTAATCTGTATTCCGGCGAGCTCGCCTAA
- a CDS encoding DUF6457 domain-containing protein — protein sequence MSQTHEDPIQSAHEWLEEAARHLGLDPQEATALTREILDLTKDVAHNRSRPAAPLTAFLVGLASSDVEEARSNIDVLKQELQ from the coding sequence ATGAGCCAAACACACGAGGACCCCATCCAATCCGCACACGAGTGGCTCGAAGAAGCCGCCCGTCATCTCGGCCTCGATCCTCAGGAGGCAACCGCACTTACCCGCGAAATCCTGGACCTCACCAAGGACGTCGCACACAATCGCTCCCGCCCCGCAGCCCCACTTACTGCCTTCCTCGTGGGTCTAGCCTCCAGCGACGTAGAGGAAGCCCGCAGCAATATCGATGTCCTGAAGCAGGAGCTGCAGTAA
- the rplE gene encoding 50S ribosomal protein L5: MSENYTPRLKTRYREEIRKSLNDEFKYDNVMQIPGVTKVVVNMGVGEAARDSKVINGALEDLTAITGQKPQLRRAKKSIANFKLREGMPIGARVTLRGDRMWEFLDRLLTIALPRIRDFRGLSDQQFDGHGNYTFGLSEQSMFYEIDIDKIDRPRGMDITVVTTATNDDEGRKLLRELGFPFK, from the coding sequence ATGAGCGAGAACTACACCCCGCGTCTGAAGACTCGCTACCGCGAGGAAATCCGCAAGTCCCTGAATGACGAGTTCAAGTACGACAACGTCATGCAGATCCCTGGTGTAACCAAGGTCGTCGTCAACATGGGTGTTGGCGAAGCCGCACGTGACTCCAAGGTCATCAACGGCGCACTCGAGGACCTGACCGCTATTACCGGTCAGAAGCCGCAGCTGCGTCGCGCTAAGAAGTCCATCGCGAACTTCAAGCTTCGTGAGGGCATGCCTATCGGCGCACGCGTTACCCTGCGCGGCGACCGTATGTGGGAGTTCCTGGACCGCCTGCTGACCATCGCGCTGCCACGTATTCGTGACTTCCGCGGCCTGTCTGATCAGCAGTTCGACGGCCACGGCAACTACACCTTCGGCCTGTCCGAGCAGTCCATGTTCTACGAAATCGACATCGACAAGATCGATCGCCCTCGTGGTATGGACATCACCGTCGTTACCACCGCTACTAACGACGACGAGGGCCGCAAGCTCCTGCGCGAGCTCGGCTTCCCGTTCAAGTAA
- a CDS encoding FAD-binding oxidoreductase: MTLIDNLRERLAAAQPRPVDAMPIEPVGWEAHQEGVDKLLASFRAVPAGKRVRLAKKTSNLFRSRSEEQEGLDVSGLSGVIEVDPVARTADVQGMCTYEDLVDATLPHGLMPFVVPQLKTITLGGAVTGMGVESTSFRNGLPHESVLEMDVLTGTGEILTCSREENVDLFRLFPNSYGSLGYAVRLKIELEPVPAYVELREERFHTVEEASRVLADVASSHTHRGEPVHGLDGVVFSEDEAYLVFARFTDEEGPTSDYTRDKIYYRSLQHASGIRRDRLTIRDYIWRWDTDWFWCSRAFGAQNPKVRKVWPRELRRSSFYWKLVRLDRKYELEYNFIKKPHGKPRAERVVQDIEVTPENLPEFLHWFFNASDIQPVWLCPIRLRDGVDELVATGDIASDSGDPWPLYPLRPGQTWVNVGFWSGVDGDHVDPSAPNNGAFNKVIESKVNELGGHKSLYSEAFYSREKFEELYGGSLPSTIKAVTDPDDRFPGLYEKTVDEA; the protein is encoded by the coding sequence ATGACTCTCATTGATAACCTGCGCGAACGCCTCGCCGCCGCCCAGCCGCGGCCGGTGGATGCCATGCCCATTGAGCCGGTGGGGTGGGAGGCGCACCAGGAGGGCGTCGATAAGCTGCTGGCGAGCTTCCGTGCTGTCCCGGCCGGAAAGCGCGTGCGCCTAGCTAAGAAGACCTCCAATCTCTTCCGTAGCCGCAGCGAGGAGCAGGAGGGCCTCGATGTATCCGGCCTGAGCGGCGTCATTGAGGTCGACCCAGTTGCCCGCACGGCCGATGTGCAGGGAATGTGCACCTACGAAGACCTTGTGGATGCCACGCTGCCCCATGGCCTCATGCCCTTCGTCGTGCCGCAGCTTAAGACCATTACTTTGGGCGGTGCGGTAACTGGCATGGGCGTGGAATCCACCAGCTTCCGCAATGGTCTCCCGCACGAGTCCGTGCTGGAGATGGATGTCCTCACCGGCACCGGCGAGATTCTCACCTGCTCCCGCGAAGAGAACGTCGATCTCTTCCGTCTGTTCCCCAACTCCTATGGCTCGCTGGGCTATGCGGTGCGCCTAAAGATTGAGCTGGAACCCGTGCCCGCCTATGTAGAGCTGCGCGAAGAGCGTTTCCACACCGTGGAGGAGGCAAGCCGCGTGCTTGCCGACGTCGCCTCTTCCCACACCCACCGCGGCGAGCCCGTCCATGGCCTCGACGGCGTGGTCTTCTCCGAAGACGAGGCCTACCTCGTCTTCGCCCGCTTCACCGATGAAGAGGGCCCAACCTCCGATTACACGCGGGACAAGATTTACTACCGCAGCCTGCAGCACGCCTCTGGCATCCGCCGCGATCGCCTCACCATCCGCGATTACATCTGGCGCTGGGATACCGACTGGTTCTGGTGCTCGCGCGCTTTTGGTGCGCAGAACCCGAAGGTGCGTAAGGTGTGGCCGCGTGAGCTTCGCCGCAGCTCCTTCTATTGGAAGCTAGTCCGCCTCGACCGCAAGTACGAGCTGGAGTATAACTTCATCAAAAAGCCGCACGGCAAGCCGCGCGCCGAGCGCGTGGTGCAGGATATTGAGGTCACACCGGAGAACCTGCCGGAATTCCTCCACTGGTTCTTTAACGCCTCCGATATTCAGCCGGTATGGCTGTGCCCCATCCGTCTGCGCGATGGCGTGGACGAGCTCGTAGCCACCGGCGACATCGCCTCTGACTCCGGAGACCCATGGCCGCTCTACCCCCTTCGTCCCGGACAGACCTGGGTCAACGTCGGCTTCTGGTCCGGCGTGGACGGCGACCACGTCGATCCATCCGCCCCGAATAATGGCGCGTTCAATAAAGTCATCGAATCCAAGGTCAACGAGCTAGGCGGGCACAAGTCCCTTTACTCCGAGGCCTTCTATTCCCGGGAGAAGTTTGAAGAGCTCTACGGTGGAAGCCTTCCTTCGACTATTAAGGCGGTTACCGACCCGGATGACCGCTTCCCTGGGCTATACGAAAAGACCGTGGACGAGGCCTAG
- a CDS encoding formate/nitrite transporter family protein, whose translation MSLNDAAKAAAVKKVTLLDESFARFAVRATLAGVYLCIGTAFAGVVGQAVNGVAPGLGAVAFALFFGVGLFAILLLGADLATGNMMYMVYAASNKHVAWGKAFYLLLITTIFNLVGAIIFAAIMAMSAKFADLDPSHLLVTVSEGKLIKSPQGMLVEAIAANFVVNMGIVGAIFAKDAASKFFVIIPIIGAFVALGLEHVIANFCLFSITLFASDPVPAALTAGNVALNWILVWIGNFIGGGLLVGGVYAWLNRGPEAYRD comes from the coding sequence ATGTCTCTCAATGATGCCGCAAAGGCGGCGGCTGTCAAGAAGGTCACCTTATTAGATGAATCCTTCGCTCGCTTTGCAGTTCGTGCTACTTTGGCCGGCGTGTACCTGTGCATCGGTACCGCCTTCGCCGGTGTGGTAGGCCAAGCTGTCAATGGCGTTGCGCCGGGTTTGGGGGCTGTGGCTTTTGCCCTGTTTTTCGGAGTCGGCCTATTCGCCATTTTGCTCTTGGGTGCGGATCTGGCTACCGGCAACATGATGTACATGGTCTATGCCGCCAGCAATAAACACGTGGCATGGGGCAAGGCCTTTTACTTGCTGCTTATTACCACCATTTTCAACCTGGTGGGGGCGATCATCTTTGCCGCCATTATGGCGATGTCCGCCAAATTTGCTGACTTGGATCCTTCGCACCTGCTGGTGACGGTTTCTGAAGGCAAGCTCATCAAGTCCCCGCAAGGCATGCTGGTAGAGGCCATCGCCGCGAACTTCGTGGTCAACATGGGCATCGTCGGTGCCATCTTTGCCAAGGATGCGGCTTCGAAGTTCTTTGTCATCATCCCGATTATCGGAGCCTTTGTAGCGTTGGGCTTGGAGCACGTTATCGCAAACTTCTGCTTGTTTAGCATCACACTATTTGCTTCCGACCCGGTGCCGGCAGCCCTGACCGCCGGCAACGTAGCTCTCAATTGGATCCTGGTATGGATCGGCAACTTCATCGGTGGCGGCCTATTGGTTGGCGGCGTATACGCCTGGCTTAACCGCGGGCCGGAGGCCTACCGCGATTAG
- the rpsH gene encoding 30S ribosomal protein S8 — translation MTMTDPIADMLSRVRNASNAHHDTVSMPTSKLKANIADILKQEGYIADYTVEGHTLSLELKYNNRERSLSGLRRVSKPGLRVYAKSTELPQVLGGLGVAIISTSHGVLTDRQAEEKGVGGEVLAYVW, via the coding sequence ATGACTATGACTGATCCTATTGCCGACATGCTGTCGCGCGTGCGCAACGCAAGTAATGCGCACCATGACACCGTGTCGATGCCTACCTCCAAGCTGAAGGCAAACATTGCCGACATCTTGAAGCAGGAAGGCTACATCGCTGACTACACCGTCGAGGGCCACACCCTGTCCCTCGAGCTGAAGTACAACAACCGCGAGCGCTCCCTGTCTGGCCTGCGTCGCGTGTCTAAGCCGGGTCTGCGTGTGTACGCAAAGTCCACCGAACTGCCACAGGTCTTGGGCGGCCTGGGCGTGGCTATCATTTCCACGTCCCACGGCGTGCTGACTGACCGTCAGGCTGAGGAGAAGGGTGTAGGCGGAGAAGTTCTCGCCTACGTCTGGTAA
- the secY gene encoding preprotein translocase subunit SecY: protein MSAIVQAFKDADLRKKIIFTIVMIIAYRVGAQIPSPGVDYASIAGRLRQLTEQSGDLYSVINLFSGGALLQLSIFAIGIMPYITASIIVQLLTVVIPRFEELKKEGQSGQAKMTQYTRYLTLALALLQSSGIVALADREQLLGQGVPVLTDDRNFFTLIVLVITMTSGAVLVMWMGELITEKGIGNGMSLLIFAGIATRLPTDGVSILQNNGGLVFAMVVAGLVILVVGITFIEQGQRRIPVQYAKRMVGRRQYGGSSTYLPLKVNQAGVIPVIFASSLIYMPVLITQIVNSGSPGTPDNWWQRNVIAHLQAPSSWQYIVLYFVLTIFFAYFYVSVQYDPAEQADNMKKYGGFIPGIRPGRPTAEYLGYVMNRLLCVGALYLAVIAILPNILLDLGVGRSSASGTSAFGGTAILIMVSVALTTVKQIESQLLQSNYEGLLK, encoded by the coding sequence GTGTCCGCCATTGTCCAGGCTTTTAAGGATGCCGACCTACGTAAGAAGATCATCTTCACCATCGTGATGATCATCGCGTACCGCGTCGGTGCACAGATCCCGTCCCCGGGTGTTGACTATGCGTCTATTGCTGGCCGTTTGCGCCAGTTGACCGAGCAGTCCGGTGACCTTTACTCCGTCATCAACCTCTTCTCGGGTGGTGCGCTGCTGCAGCTGTCGATCTTCGCTATCGGCATCATGCCGTACATTACGGCTTCGATTATTGTGCAGCTGCTGACCGTGGTCATTCCCCGCTTTGAGGAATTGAAGAAGGAAGGCCAGTCCGGTCAGGCCAAGATGACCCAGTACACCCGTTACCTGACTCTCGCGTTGGCGTTGCTGCAATCCTCCGGCATCGTCGCGCTGGCAGACCGCGAGCAGCTGCTGGGCCAGGGCGTACCGGTCTTGACAGATGACCGTAACTTCTTCACTCTCATTGTCTTGGTCATCACCATGACCTCCGGCGCTGTGCTGGTGATGTGGATGGGTGAGCTCATCACCGAAAAGGGCATCGGTAACGGCATGTCCCTGCTCATCTTCGCTGGTATCGCAACCCGCCTGCCAACCGATGGTGTAAGCATCCTGCAGAACAACGGCGGCCTCGTCTTCGCCATGGTCGTAGCCGGATTGGTCATCCTGGTTGTTGGCATTACCTTCATCGAGCAGGGCCAGCGCCGCATTCCGGTGCAGTACGCAAAGCGCATGGTCGGCCGCCGCCAGTACGGTGGTTCCTCTACCTACCTGCCGCTGAAGGTCAACCAGGCCGGCGTTATCCCGGTCATCTTCGCCTCCTCCCTTATCTACATGCCGGTTCTCATTACCCAGATTGTGAACTCTGGCTCCCCCGGCACCCCAGATAACTGGTGGCAGCGCAATGTCATCGCGCACCTGCAGGCACCTTCCTCCTGGCAGTACATCGTGCTGTACTTCGTCCTGACCATCTTCTTCGCTTACTTCTATGTCTCGGTCCAGTACGATCCGGCAGAGCAGGCGGATAATATGAAGAAGTACGGCGGTTTTATTCCGGGCATTCGCCCGGGCCGTCCGACCGCGGAGTACCTTGGTTATGTGATGAACCGTCTGCTGTGCGTGGGCGCCCTGTACCTGGCAGTCATTGCCATCCTGCCGAATATCCTCTTGGATCTCGGCGTGGGCCGCTCCTCCGCCAGCGGCACGTCCGCCTTTGGTGGTACGGCCATCCTGATTATGGTCTCCGTCGCTTTGACTACGGTCAAGCAGATCGAGTCCCAGCTACTGCAATCCAACTACGAAGGACTACTTAAGTAA
- the rplN gene encoding 50S ribosomal protein L14, whose translation MIQQESRLRVADNSGARELLCIRVLGGSVRRSAGIGDVIVATVKDAVPGGNVKEGDVVKAVIVRAKKETRRPDGSYIRFDENAAVVLKGDSEPRGTRIFGPVARELRDKRFMKIVSLAPEVI comes from the coding sequence GTGATTCAGCAAGAATCGCGTCTGCGCGTCGCCGACAACTCTGGTGCACGTGAACTGCTGTGCATCCGCGTTCTCGGCGGCTCTGTCCGACGCTCCGCTGGCATCGGCGACGTCATCGTCGCGACTGTCAAGGACGCCGTTCCAGGCGGCAACGTCAAGGAAGGCGACGTAGTAAAGGCCGTTATCGTCCGCGCTAAGAAGGAGACCCGTCGTCCGGACGGCTCCTACATTCGCTTCGACGAGAACGCTGCAGTTGTTCTCAAGGGCGATAGCGAGCCCCGTGGTACCCGTATCTTCGGACCGGTTGCTCGCGAACTTCGTGACAAGCGTTTCATGAAGATCGTTTCTCTCGCACCGGAGGTGATCTAG
- the rplR gene encoding 50S ribosomal protein L18 — MANTENTKRTPVGKDISSRRREARARRHFRIRKTLRGTPEAPRLVLHRSSRHMHVQVIDDLAGHTLVSASSMEADVRALEGDKKAKAAKVGELVAERAKAAGIEHVVFDRAGYKYHGRVAALADAAREGGLKF, encoded by the coding sequence ATGGCAAACACTGAAAACACCAAGCGCACTCCAGTCGGCAAGGACATCTCCTCCCGTCGTCGCGAAGCACGCGCACGCCGTCACTTCCGTATCCGTAAGACCCTGCGTGGCACCCCTGAGGCACCGCGTCTGGTTCTTCACCGCTCCTCCCGTCACATGCACGTGCAGGTCATCGATGACCTGGCAGGCCACACCCTGGTCTCCGCATCCTCCATGGAGGCGGACGTTCGTGCACTCGAGGGCGATAAGAAGGCCAAGGCTGCCAAGGTAGGCGAGCTGGTTGCCGAGCGCGCTAAGGCCGCTGGCATCGAGCACGTCGTATTTGACCGCGCAGGCTACAAGTACCACGGCCGCGTCGCTGCGCTGGCTGACGCCGCACGTGAAGGTGGTCTGAAGTTCTAA
- the rpmD gene encoding 50S ribosomal protein L30 has product MALKITQVKGLVGTKPNHRKNIEALGLKRIGQSVVKQDTPIVRGMVHKVRHLVTVEEVAGE; this is encoded by the coding sequence ATGGCTCTGAAGATTACACAGGTAAAGGGCCTGGTGGGCACCAAGCCGAACCACCGCAAGAACATTGAGGCTCTCGGCCTCAAGCGCATCGGTCAGTCCGTAGTTAAGCAGGACACCCCGATCGTTCGCGGTATGGTTCACAAGGTTCGCCACCTGGTCACCGTCGAAGAAGTGGCAGGGGAGTAA
- the rplX gene encoding 50S ribosomal protein L24: protein MKIHKGDMVIVISGPDKGAKGKVIEAYPKRDKVLVEGVNRIKKHVANSAAERGAGSGGIVTQEAPIHVSNVAIVDSEGNPTRVGYRFDENGKKVRIARSNGKDI from the coding sequence ATGAAGATCCATAAGGGAGATATGGTGATCGTCATTTCGGGCCCAGATAAGGGCGCGAAGGGCAAGGTCATCGAGGCATACCCAAAGCGTGACAAGGTCCTCGTTGAGGGCGTTAACCGCATCAAGAAGCACGTCGCAAACTCTGCTGCCGAGCGTGGCGCCGGGTCCGGCGGAATCGTTACCCAGGAAGCTCCGATCCACGTGTCCAACGTTGCGATCGTTGACTCCGAAGGCAACCCGACCCGCGTGGGCTACCGTTTCGACGAGAACGGCAAGAAGGTCCGTATCGCGCGTAGCAACGGGAAGGACATCTAA
- the rplF gene encoding 50S ribosomal protein L6 — protein sequence MSRVGLAPIAVPNGVEIKINGQDVEVKGPKGTQSVNVPEPIAINLEDGVLSVSRPDDHRKHRALHGLSRSLLNNAVVGVTEGYTIKMEIFGVGYRVQQKGKDLEFSLGYSHPILIEAPEGITFAVDGATKLSITGIDKQLVGQIAANIRRLRKDDPYKGKGIRYEGEQIRRKVGKTGK from the coding sequence ATGTCTCGAGTCGGTCTAGCACCAATCGCCGTACCGAACGGCGTCGAAATCAAGATCAACGGCCAAGACGTTGAGGTTAAGGGCCCAAAGGGCACCCAGAGCGTTAACGTTCCAGAGCCTATCGCCATCAACCTGGAAGACGGTGTACTGTCCGTCTCCCGCCCTGATGACCACCGCAAGCACCGTGCTCTGCACGGCCTGTCCCGCTCCCTGCTGAACAACGCCGTTGTTGGCGTGACCGAGGGCTACACCATCAAGATGGAAATCTTCGGTGTCGGCTACCGTGTCCAGCAGAAGGGTAAGGACCTGGAATTCAGCCTGGGCTACTCCCACCCGATCCTCATCGAGGCTCCGGAGGGAATTACCTTCGCAGTGGACGGCGCAACCAAGCTGTCCATTACCGGTATTGACAAGCAACTAGTCGGACAGATCGCCGCTAATATCCGTCGTCTGCGTAAGGACGATCCTTACAAGGGCAAGGGTATTCGCTACGAGGGCGAGCAGATCCGTCGCAAGGTCGGAAAGACGGGTAAGTAA
- a CDS encoding adenylate kinase: MRLVLLGPPGAGKGTQAAILSEKLNVPHISTGDLFRANIGEGTPLGVEAKSYIDAGKLVPTDVTARMVEDRLNQDDAKNGFLLDGFPRTTEQADILEELLAKKGEKLDGVLNFEVSEDVVVERMMARGRADDNEETIRTRLSVYREETFPLIEHYGDAIISIKAEGTVEEINARAMEALGK; encoded by the coding sequence ATGCGTCTTGTACTTCTAGGACCTCCCGGTGCCGGCAAGGGCACCCAGGCAGCTATCCTCAGCGAGAAGCTAAACGTTCCGCACATCTCCACCGGCGACCTGTTCCGCGCCAATATCGGCGAGGGCACCCCGTTGGGTGTAGAGGCAAAGTCCTACATCGATGCAGGCAAGCTGGTACCTACCGACGTCACTGCTCGTATGGTCGAGGACCGCCTTAACCAGGATGACGCCAAGAATGGCTTCCTGCTGGACGGCTTCCCACGTACCACCGAGCAAGCAGACATCCTGGAGGAGCTGCTGGCTAAGAAGGGCGAGAAGCTCGACGGAGTTCTCAACTTCGAGGTCTCTGAGGATGTTGTGGTTGAGCGCATGATGGCCCGTGGCCGCGCCGACGATAACGAGGAGACCATCCGCACCCGCCTCAGTGTCTACCGCGAGGAAACCTTCCCGCTTATCGAGCACTACGGCGATGCCATCATCTCCATCAAGGCCGAAGGCACCGTGGAGGAAATCAACGCCCGTGCGATGGAAGCCCTGGGTAAGTAA
- a CDS encoding class I SAM-dependent methyltransferase has translation MSKKFTPMTVAEIIDVFVPSPNPFRWEAFDGSATGPEDAQYKVTINSLEGLSFIATHPGDVGFARAYVTDGITVHGDHPAHPYGIFDALHAMYDKFRKPDAKTLARVVRSLASMGAFQIQPVPEVERASWLRRKLHDGLSKHSKQRDADVISDHYDVGNDFYELFLGDSMTYTCAYYPSPDATLEEAQENKYRLIFDKLRLKEGDRHLDVGCGWGGMVRYAARRGVKSIGVTLSKEQAEWGQRKIEEEGLQDLAEVRFMDYRDITEEGFDAISAIGIIEHIGVKNYNDFFKFLHGKLKVGGLMLNHNITYPDNHKTPKGGFIDRYIFPDGELTGSGNVTKAMQDNGFEVIHTESLRFDYMRTLHDWCENLKDNWDEACATVGLPTARLYGIYMAGSEWGFERNIINLYHFLGVKLGEAGSRAGVPERRWWEDSRF, from the coding sequence ATGAGCAAGAAATTCACGCCGATGACCGTTGCTGAGATCATCGACGTATTTGTCCCTAGCCCCAACCCCTTCCGCTGGGAAGCCTTTGACGGGTCCGCGACCGGACCGGAAGACGCCCAGTACAAGGTGACTATTAATAGCCTCGAAGGCCTCTCCTTTATCGCTACCCACCCTGGCGACGTGGGATTTGCGCGAGCTTATGTCACGGACGGCATTACGGTGCATGGCGATCACCCAGCCCACCCCTATGGCATTTTTGATGCGCTGCATGCCATGTATGACAAATTCCGGAAGCCGGATGCCAAGACCCTGGCCCGCGTTGTTCGTTCCCTAGCGTCCATGGGCGCCTTTCAGATCCAGCCGGTCCCTGAGGTGGAGCGCGCTTCCTGGTTGCGCCGCAAGCTACACGACGGCCTTTCCAAGCACTCGAAGCAGCGCGATGCCGATGTCATTTCTGATCATTATGACGTTGGCAATGATTTCTACGAGCTCTTCTTGGGCGATTCGATGACCTACACCTGCGCCTACTACCCCTCCCCGGATGCCACCCTGGAGGAAGCGCAGGAGAATAAGTACCGCCTCATCTTTGACAAGCTGCGCCTCAAGGAAGGCGACCGCCACTTGGATGTGGGCTGCGGCTGGGGCGGCATGGTGCGCTACGCGGCGCGCCGCGGCGTGAAGTCCATCGGCGTCACCCTATCCAAGGAACAGGCCGAGTGGGGCCAGCGCAAGATTGAGGAGGAAGGCCTCCAAGACTTGGCGGAGGTCCGCTTCATGGACTACCGCGATATCACCGAAGAGGGCTTCGATGCCATCTCCGCTATCGGCATCATCGAGCACATTGGCGTGAAGAACTACAACGACTTCTTCAAGTTCCTCCACGGCAAGTTGAAGGTCGGTGGCCTGATGCTCAACCACAACATCACCTACCCGGATAATCACAAGACCCCTAAGGGCGGCTTCATTGACCGCTATATCTTCCCGGACGGCGAGCTCACCGGCTCCGGCAATGTCACCAAGGCGATGCAAGACAATGGCTTCGAAGTCATCCACACCGAGTCCCTTCGCTTTGACTACATGCGCACGCTGCATGACTGGTGCGAGAATCTGAAGGACAATTGGGACGAGGCCTGCGCAACCGTGGGCCTGCCCACCGCCCGCCTCTATGGCATTTATATGGCCGGATCCGAGTGGGGCTTTGAGCGCAATATCATCAACCTGTATCACTTCCTCGGCGTCAAACTGGGCGAAGCCGGCTCCCGCGCCGGCGTGCCCGAGCGCCGCTGGTGGGAAGATAGCCGCTTTTAA
- the rplO gene encoding 50S ribosomal protein L15, with protein sequence MADIIKLHDLRPTAGANKPKTRVGRGEASKGKTAGRGTKGTGARKQVSAAFEGGQMPIHMRLPKLKGFKNPNHVEYQVVNVADLAEKFADGGDITVADIAAAGLVRANKPVKVLGNGDINVKLNVTADKFSKSAVEKIEAAGGSANTK encoded by the coding sequence ATGGCTGATATCATCAAGCTGCACGACCTGCGCCCAACCGCAGGAGCAAACAAGCCTAAGACCCGCGTCGGCCGCGGTGAGGCATCCAAGGGTAAGACCGCTGGTCGCGGTACCAAGGGCACCGGTGCTCGTAAGCAGGTTTCCGCTGCTTTCGAGGGTGGCCAGATGCCGATCCACATGCGTCTGCCTAAGTTGAAGGGCTTCAAGAACCCGAACCATGTTGAGTACCAGGTAGTTAACGTTGCTGACCTGGCCGAGAAGTTCGCAGATGGCGGCGACATCACCGTTGCTGACATCGCAGCTGCCGGCCTGGTCCGCGCTAATAAGCCGGTCAAGGTTCTGGGCAACGGCGACATCAACGTTAAGTTGAACGTCACCGCTGACAAGTTCTCCAAGTCTGCTGTAGAGAAGATCGAGGCTGCTGGCGGTTCCGCCAACACCAAGTAA
- the rpsE gene encoding 30S ribosomal protein S5 encodes MSDREQRDGGRSAENNKNNRGGNGRRNDRRNQQDNERDKYIERVVTINRVSKTVKGGRNMSFTALVVVGDGQGQVGVGYGKAKEVPAAIQKGAEEARKNFFRVPMIAGTITHPVEGRDAAGIVMMKPAAPGTGVIAGGAARPVLECAGVQDILSKSLGSDNALNVVRATVDGLKQLVRPEEVAARRGKSIEEVTPARMLRKRAGQEA; translated from the coding sequence ATGTCGGACCGTGAACAGCGTGACGGCGGACGCTCCGCCGAGAACAACAAGAACAACCGCGGTGGCAACGGCCGCCGCAACGATCGTCGTAACCAGCAGGACAACGAGCGCGATAAGTACATCGAGCGCGTTGTGACCATCAACCGCGTATCCAAGACCGTTAAGGGTGGCCGCAACATGTCCTTCACCGCCCTCGTCGTCGTTGGTGACGGCCAGGGTCAGGTTGGCGTTGGCTACGGCAAGGCCAAGGAAGTCCCGGCCGCAATCCAGAAGGGCGCTGAAGAGGCTCGCAAGAACTTCTTCCGCGTTCCGATGATTGCCGGCACCATCACCCACCCGGTTGAGGGTCGCGACGCAGCTGGCATCGTCATGATGAAGCCTGCCGCACCTGGTACCGGTGTTATCGCTGGTGGTGCTGCTCGTCCAGTGCTCGAATGCGCTGGCGTGCAGGACATCCTGTCGAAGTCCTTGGGCTCCGACAATGCACTCAACGTCGTCCGCGCTACCGTGGACGGCCTCAAGCAGCTGGTCCGCCCTGAAGAGGTTGCCGCACGTCGTGGCAAGTCCATCGAAGAGGTCACCCCGGCCCGTATGCTGCGCAAGCGCGCAGGTCAGGAGGCATAA